Proteins from a genomic interval of Zingiber officinale cultivar Zhangliang chromosome 1B, Zo_v1.1, whole genome shotgun sequence:
- the LOC121987674 gene encoding uncharacterized protein LOC121987674 isoform X5 translates to MMRFKKGNKVEVWNRRGVPSGSWQSAEIISGDGHTYSVRYDGYPTDSSVAVHRVSRKAIRRCPPPSDDLKELRIGDVVEVFDKNSWKLAEVRTTIDQNNYSLMLLESFKELRVHKSFMRKQLSWHDNQCMVIHKDSGKQNDRRLSSSVRGGKSGCRILQSHEKLENYSKCNNFPMVLPRIMKKRTLDISISANSWNGGRKKKIAIGKDGSCQRITVNPLKRTAKDNEEVYSQTNRAETSCGYERDSSPSNMADLQSEIHLLELAAYRSTLTAMYVSGPGQSWRLLSFASIGL, encoded by the exons ATGATGAGATTCAAGAAGGGTAATAAGGTGGAGGTTTGGAACAGGAGGGGGGTTCCTTCTGGCTCTTGGCAGAGTGCCGAAATCATATCTGGTGATGGGCATACATATTCTGTGAGGTATGATGGGTATCCAACAGATAGCAGTGTGGCAGTGCATAGAGTGTCAAGAAAAGCCATTAGACGATGCCCTCCACCGTCAGATGACCTTAAAGAGTTGAGAATTGGTGATGTTGTTGAGGTCTTTGACAAGAACTCTTGGAAGCTTGCTGAAGTTCGGACTACTATTGACCAGAATAACTATTCTTTGATGCTCCTTGAATCGTTCAAGGAATTACGAGTCCACAAATCTTTCATGAGGAAACAATTGTCTTGGCATGACAACCAGTGTATGGTGATTCATAAG GATTCCGGAAAACAAAATGATAGAAGACTGAGCAGCTCAGTTAGAGGAGGGAAGTCAGGTTGCCGTATACTTCAGTCACATGAGAAGCTGGAGAATTATTCTAAGTGTAACAATTTTCCAATGGTTTTACCAAGAATAATGAAGAAAAGGACACTTGATATATCTATTTCTGCTAACTCATGGAATggaggaagaaaaaagaagaTAGCAATTGGAAAAGATGGCAGTTGCCAGAGAATTACTGTGAATCCATTAAAACGTACAGCAAAG GACAATGAAGAAGTGTATAGCCAAACTAATCGTGCTGAAACTTCCTGCGGTTACGAAAGAGATTCATCTCCTTCTAATATGGCAGACCTGCAATCAGAAATTCATCTGCTGGAGTTGGCTGCATATCGGTCCACTTTAACCGCAATGTATGTTTCTGGTCCG GGCCAAAGTTGGAGGCTTCTAAGCTTTGCTTCCATAGGCCTATGA
- the LOC121987674 gene encoding uncharacterized protein LOC121987674 isoform X1 → MMRFKKGNKVEVWNRRGVPSGSWQSAEIISGDGHTYSVRYDGYPTDSSVAVHRVSRKAIRRCPPPSDDLKELRIGDVVEVFDKNSWKLAEVRTTIDQNNYSLMLLESFKELRVHKSFMRKQLSWHDNQCMVIHKDSGKQNDRRLSSSVRGGKSGCRILQSHEKLENYSKCNNFPMVLPRIMKKRTLDISISANSWNGGRKKKIAIGKDGSCQRITVNPLKRTAKVDDTTSGRLFGEKYMDCFLNSRTCSSRIESGRIVPHSDEQKYILSSVNSDAESISSSVGSCSVDSSPCGSLQDNEEVYSQTNRAETSCGYERDSSPSNMADLQSEIHLLELAAYRSTLTAMYVSGPGQSWRLLSFASIGL, encoded by the exons ATGATGAGATTCAAGAAGGGTAATAAGGTGGAGGTTTGGAACAGGAGGGGGGTTCCTTCTGGCTCTTGGCAGAGTGCCGAAATCATATCTGGTGATGGGCATACATATTCTGTGAGGTATGATGGGTATCCAACAGATAGCAGTGTGGCAGTGCATAGAGTGTCAAGAAAAGCCATTAGACGATGCCCTCCACCGTCAGATGACCTTAAAGAGTTGAGAATTGGTGATGTTGTTGAGGTCTTTGACAAGAACTCTTGGAAGCTTGCTGAAGTTCGGACTACTATTGACCAGAATAACTATTCTTTGATGCTCCTTGAATCGTTCAAGGAATTACGAGTCCACAAATCTTTCATGAGGAAACAATTGTCTTGGCATGACAACCAGTGTATGGTGATTCATAAG GATTCCGGAAAACAAAATGATAGAAGACTGAGCAGCTCAGTTAGAGGAGGGAAGTCAGGTTGCCGTATACTTCAGTCACATGAGAAGCTGGAGAATTATTCTAAGTGTAACAATTTTCCAATGGTTTTACCAAGAATAATGAAGAAAAGGACACTTGATATATCTATTTCTGCTAACTCATGGAATggaggaagaaaaaagaagaTAGCAATTGGAAAAGATGGCAGTTGCCAGAGAATTACTGTGAATCCATTAAAACGTACAGCAAAGGTAGATGATACTACAAGTGGAAGACTGTTTGGTGAAAAATACATGGATTGTTTCTTAAATAGCAGAACTTGTTCTTCTAGAATTGAATCAGGGAGGATTGTTCCACATTCAGATGAACAGAAGTATATATTGAGTTCAGTCAATAGTGATGCTGAAAGTATTTCATCCTCTGTTGGCAGTTGTAGTGTTGACAGCAGTCCATGTGGGTCATTGCAGGACAATGAAGAAGTGTATAGCCAAACTAATCGTGCTGAAACTTCCTGCGGTTACGAAAGAGATTCATCTCCTTCTAATATGGCAGACCTGCAATCAGAAATTCATCTGCTGGAGTTGGCTGCATATCGGTCCACTTTAACCGCAATGTATGTTTCTGGTCCG GGCCAAAGTTGGAGGCTTCTAAGCTTTGCTTCCATAGGCCTATGA
- the LOC121987674 gene encoding uncharacterized protein LOC121987674 isoform X2 yields MMRFKKGNKVEVWNRRGVPSGSWQSAEIISGDGHTYSVRYDGYPTDSSVAVHRVSRKAIRRCPPPSDDLKELRIGDVVEVFDKNSWKLAEVRTTIDQNNYSLMLLESFKELRVHKSFMRKQLSWHDNQCMVIHKDSGKQNDRRLSSSVRGGKSGCRILQSHEKLENYSKCNNFPMVLPRIMKKRTLDISISANSWNGGRKKKIAIGKDGSCQRITVNPLKRTAKVDDTTSGRLFGEKYMDCFLNSRTCSSRIESGRIVPHSDEQKYILSSVNSDAESISSSVGSCSVDSSPCGSLQDNEEVYSQTNRAETSCGYERDSSPSNMADLQSEIHLLELAAYRSTLTAMAKVGGF; encoded by the exons ATGATGAGATTCAAGAAGGGTAATAAGGTGGAGGTTTGGAACAGGAGGGGGGTTCCTTCTGGCTCTTGGCAGAGTGCCGAAATCATATCTGGTGATGGGCATACATATTCTGTGAGGTATGATGGGTATCCAACAGATAGCAGTGTGGCAGTGCATAGAGTGTCAAGAAAAGCCATTAGACGATGCCCTCCACCGTCAGATGACCTTAAAGAGTTGAGAATTGGTGATGTTGTTGAGGTCTTTGACAAGAACTCTTGGAAGCTTGCTGAAGTTCGGACTACTATTGACCAGAATAACTATTCTTTGATGCTCCTTGAATCGTTCAAGGAATTACGAGTCCACAAATCTTTCATGAGGAAACAATTGTCTTGGCATGACAACCAGTGTATGGTGATTCATAAG GATTCCGGAAAACAAAATGATAGAAGACTGAGCAGCTCAGTTAGAGGAGGGAAGTCAGGTTGCCGTATACTTCAGTCACATGAGAAGCTGGAGAATTATTCTAAGTGTAACAATTTTCCAATGGTTTTACCAAGAATAATGAAGAAAAGGACACTTGATATATCTATTTCTGCTAACTCATGGAATggaggaagaaaaaagaagaTAGCAATTGGAAAAGATGGCAGTTGCCAGAGAATTACTGTGAATCCATTAAAACGTACAGCAAAGGTAGATGATACTACAAGTGGAAGACTGTTTGGTGAAAAATACATGGATTGTTTCTTAAATAGCAGAACTTGTTCTTCTAGAATTGAATCAGGGAGGATTGTTCCACATTCAGATGAACAGAAGTATATATTGAGTTCAGTCAATAGTGATGCTGAAAGTATTTCATCCTCTGTTGGCAGTTGTAGTGTTGACAGCAGTCCATGTGGGTCATTGCAGGACAATGAAGAAGTGTATAGCCAAACTAATCGTGCTGAAACTTCCTGCGGTTACGAAAGAGATTCATCTCCTTCTAATATGGCAGACCTGCAATCAGAAATTCATCTGCTGGAGTTGGCTGCATATCGGTCCACTTTAACCGCAAT GGCCAAAGTTGGAGGCTTCTAA
- the LOC121987674 gene encoding uncharacterized protein LOC121987674 isoform X4 — protein sequence MMRFKKGNKVEVWNRRGVPSGSWQSAEIISGDGHTYSVRYDGYPTDSSVAVHRVSRKAIRRCPPPSDDLKELRIGDVVEVFDKNSWKLAEVRTTIDQNNYSLMLLESFKELRVHKSFMRKQLSWHDNQCMVIHKDSGKQNDRRLSSSVRGGKSGCRILQSHEKLENYSKCNNFPMVLPRIMKKRTLDISISANSWNGGRKKKIAIGKDGSCQRITVNPLKRTAKVDDTTSGRLFGEKYMDCFLNSRTCSSRIESGRIVPHSDEQKTMKKCIAKLIVLKLPAVTKEIHLLLIWQTCNQKFICWSWLHIGPL from the exons ATGATGAGATTCAAGAAGGGTAATAAGGTGGAGGTTTGGAACAGGAGGGGGGTTCCTTCTGGCTCTTGGCAGAGTGCCGAAATCATATCTGGTGATGGGCATACATATTCTGTGAGGTATGATGGGTATCCAACAGATAGCAGTGTGGCAGTGCATAGAGTGTCAAGAAAAGCCATTAGACGATGCCCTCCACCGTCAGATGACCTTAAAGAGTTGAGAATTGGTGATGTTGTTGAGGTCTTTGACAAGAACTCTTGGAAGCTTGCTGAAGTTCGGACTACTATTGACCAGAATAACTATTCTTTGATGCTCCTTGAATCGTTCAAGGAATTACGAGTCCACAAATCTTTCATGAGGAAACAATTGTCTTGGCATGACAACCAGTGTATGGTGATTCATAAG GATTCCGGAAAACAAAATGATAGAAGACTGAGCAGCTCAGTTAGAGGAGGGAAGTCAGGTTGCCGTATACTTCAGTCACATGAGAAGCTGGAGAATTATTCTAAGTGTAACAATTTTCCAATGGTTTTACCAAGAATAATGAAGAAAAGGACACTTGATATATCTATTTCTGCTAACTCATGGAATggaggaagaaaaaagaagaTAGCAATTGGAAAAGATGGCAGTTGCCAGAGAATTACTGTGAATCCATTAAAACGTACAGCAAAGGTAGATGATACTACAAGTGGAAGACTGTTTGGTGAAAAATACATGGATTGTTTCTTAAATAGCAGAACTTGTTCTTCTAGAATTGAATCAGGGAGGATTGTTCCACATTCAGATGAACAGAA GACAATGAAGAAGTGTATAGCCAAACTAATCGTGCTGAAACTTCCTGCGGTTACGAAAGAGATTCATCTCCTTCTAATATGGCAGACCTGCAATCAGAAATTCATCTGCTGGAGTTGGCTGCATATCGGTCCACTTTAA
- the LOC121987674 gene encoding uncharacterized protein LOC121987674 isoform X3, with protein sequence MMRFKKGNKVEVWNRRGVPSGSWQSAEIISGDGHTYSVRYDGYPTDSSVAVHRVSRKAIRRCPPPSDDLKELRIGDVVEVFDKNSWKLAEVRTTIDQNNYSLMLLESFKELRVHKSFMRKQLSWHDNQCMVIHKDSGKQNDRRLSSSVRGGKSGCRILQSHEKLENYSKCNNFPMVLPRIMKKRTLDISISANSWNGGRKKKIAIGKDGSCQRITVNPLKRTAKVDDTTSGRLFGEKYMDCFLNSRTCSSRIESGRIVPHSDEQKYILRTMKKCIAKLIVLKLPAVTKEIHLLLIWQTCNQKFICWSWLHIGPL encoded by the exons ATGATGAGATTCAAGAAGGGTAATAAGGTGGAGGTTTGGAACAGGAGGGGGGTTCCTTCTGGCTCTTGGCAGAGTGCCGAAATCATATCTGGTGATGGGCATACATATTCTGTGAGGTATGATGGGTATCCAACAGATAGCAGTGTGGCAGTGCATAGAGTGTCAAGAAAAGCCATTAGACGATGCCCTCCACCGTCAGATGACCTTAAAGAGTTGAGAATTGGTGATGTTGTTGAGGTCTTTGACAAGAACTCTTGGAAGCTTGCTGAAGTTCGGACTACTATTGACCAGAATAACTATTCTTTGATGCTCCTTGAATCGTTCAAGGAATTACGAGTCCACAAATCTTTCATGAGGAAACAATTGTCTTGGCATGACAACCAGTGTATGGTGATTCATAAG GATTCCGGAAAACAAAATGATAGAAGACTGAGCAGCTCAGTTAGAGGAGGGAAGTCAGGTTGCCGTATACTTCAGTCACATGAGAAGCTGGAGAATTATTCTAAGTGTAACAATTTTCCAATGGTTTTACCAAGAATAATGAAGAAAAGGACACTTGATATATCTATTTCTGCTAACTCATGGAATggaggaagaaaaaagaagaTAGCAATTGGAAAAGATGGCAGTTGCCAGAGAATTACTGTGAATCCATTAAAACGTACAGCAAAGGTAGATGATACTACAAGTGGAAGACTGTTTGGTGAAAAATACATGGATTGTTTCTTAAATAGCAGAACTTGTTCTTCTAGAATTGAATCAGGGAGGATTGTTCCACATTCAGATGAACAGAAGTATATATTGAG GACAATGAAGAAGTGTATAGCCAAACTAATCGTGCTGAAACTTCCTGCGGTTACGAAAGAGATTCATCTCCTTCTAATATGGCAGACCTGCAATCAGAAATTCATCTGCTGGAGTTGGCTGCATATCGGTCCACTTTAA
- the LOC121987674 gene encoding uncharacterized protein LOC121987674 isoform X6, translated as MMRFKKGNKVEVWNRRGVPSGSWQSAEIISGDGHTYSVRYDGYPTDSSVAVHRVSRKAIRRCPPPSDDLKELRIGDVVEVFDKNSWKLAEVRTTIDQNNYSLMLLESFKELRVHKSFMRKQLSWHDNQCMVIHKDSGKQNDRRLSSSVRGGKSGCRILQSHEKLENYSKCNNFPMVLPRIMKKRTLDISISANSWNGGRKKKIAIGKDGSCQRITVNPLKRTAKVDDTTSGRLFGEKYMDCFLNSRTCSSRIESGRIVPHSDEQKYILRQ; from the exons ATGATGAGATTCAAGAAGGGTAATAAGGTGGAGGTTTGGAACAGGAGGGGGGTTCCTTCTGGCTCTTGGCAGAGTGCCGAAATCATATCTGGTGATGGGCATACATATTCTGTGAGGTATGATGGGTATCCAACAGATAGCAGTGTGGCAGTGCATAGAGTGTCAAGAAAAGCCATTAGACGATGCCCTCCACCGTCAGATGACCTTAAAGAGTTGAGAATTGGTGATGTTGTTGAGGTCTTTGACAAGAACTCTTGGAAGCTTGCTGAAGTTCGGACTACTATTGACCAGAATAACTATTCTTTGATGCTCCTTGAATCGTTCAAGGAATTACGAGTCCACAAATCTTTCATGAGGAAACAATTGTCTTGGCATGACAACCAGTGTATGGTGATTCATAAG GATTCCGGAAAACAAAATGATAGAAGACTGAGCAGCTCAGTTAGAGGAGGGAAGTCAGGTTGCCGTATACTTCAGTCACATGAGAAGCTGGAGAATTATTCTAAGTGTAACAATTTTCCAATGGTTTTACCAAGAATAATGAAGAAAAGGACACTTGATATATCTATTTCTGCTAACTCATGGAATggaggaagaaaaaagaagaTAGCAATTGGAAAAGATGGCAGTTGCCAGAGAATTACTGTGAATCCATTAAAACGTACAGCAAAGGTAGATGATACTACAAGTGGAAGACTGTTTGGTGAAAAATACATGGATTGTTTCTTAAATAGCAGAACTTGTTCTTCTAGAATTGAATCAGGGAGGATTGTTCCACATTCAGATGAACAGAAGTATATATTGA GACAATGA
- the LOC121987765 gene encoding protein OVEREXPRESSOR OF CATIONIC PEROXIDASE 3-like — translation MAASASTPALAVRVSPASLCCRETSRAQHLVSVSFSFVSSASRLPRSSLRLVPFARPRRRSSSASIRREEGPPRQKTRMPNSEEDGDNIDEDALEALFAQLEEDLKNDNLLSDDFDDDDDITEEDMAMLEQELEEAFGDVEENEISGISPGSESLDSEEDDGEERQPKLKNWQIRRLARALKIGRRKTSIKNLAAELGLERAFVLELLRDPPPNILLLSASLPDETIQTFDSSSRSPYDIRQTLEPESEPMESPLTTSVDVKSKPEKDLPVHVMQKRWLMQKRLKKVHIETLERVYSRTKRPTNAMISSIVHVTNLPWKRVSKWFEDKRLEDGVPIQRVPYRRSSYESISTN, via the exons ATGGCGGCATCCGCTTCGACGCCGGCCTTGGCAGTTAGGGTTTCACCGGCTTCCCTCTGCTGCAGAGAAACTAGCAGGGCGCAACACCTCGTGAGCGTCTCCTTCTCGTTCGTCTCCTCGGCGTCTCGTCTCCCCCGCTCGTCCCTCCGCCTCGTCCCCTTCGCTCGGCCAAGGCGAAGGAGTAGCTCTGCTTCCATCAGAAGAGAAGAAGGTCCTCCCAGGCAAAAG ACAAGAATGCCAAATAGTGAGGAAGATGGAGATAATATTGATGAAGATGCTTTGGAGGCCCTTTTTGCCCAACTTGAGGAAGATCTAAAAAATGATAACCTCTTGAGTGATgattttgatgatgatgatgatattactGAAGAAGATATGGCAATGTTAGAACAAGAGTTGGAGGAAGCGTTTGGTGATGTAGAGGAAAATGAAATTTCTGGAATTTCACCAGGTTCTGAAAGCTTGGATAGTGAGGAGGATGATGGCGAAGAAAGGCAGCCAAAACTTAAGAATTGGCAGATTCGGAGATTGGCTCGTGCTTTAAAGATTGGTAGACGAAAAACTAGT ATTAAGAATCTTGCTGCAGAGCTTGGTCTAGAAAGAGCGTTTGTTCTTGAATTGCTTCGTGATCCACCTCCAAATATTTTACTCCTGTCTGCTTCTTTACCTGATGAGACCATACAAACATTTGACTCTTCAAGCAGGTCACCTTATGACATCCGTCAAACACTTGAACCTGAAAGTGAGCCGATGGAATCTCCTCTTACAACATCAGTTGATGTTAAAAGCAAGCCTGAAAAGGATCTCCCTGTCCATGTCATGCAGAAAAGGTGGTTAATGCAAAAGAGGTTGAAGAAAGTTCATATTGAAACGCTTGAAAGAGTTTACTCACGAACAAAACGCCCTACT AATGCGATGATTAGCAGCATTGTACATGTAACAAACCTTCCATGGAAGAGAGTATCAAAGTGGTTTGAAGACAAGAGACTTGAGGATGGAGTACCTATTCAGCGTGTTCCTTACCGCCGCTCTTCATATGAGTCGATCTCTACTAATTGA
- the LOC122016040 gene encoding MAPK kinase substrate protein At1g80180-like produces the protein MADQLQRSATTFRRSGSSGLVWDERLIFSDHPDPDKEEAEVAGELRHSRSVGSTGMMASSRSAGGGSRQALPFRAAVVQPATDPPSPELPRCCGFFTKRRSAKISRRR, from the coding sequence ATGGCGGATCAGTTGCAACGATCGGCGACGACGTTTAGGAGGTCCGGCTCGTCGGGGCTGGTGTGGGATGAGAGGTTAATCTTCTCCGACCACCCGGACCCCGACAAGGAGGAGGCCGAGGTCGCCGGAGAGCTCCGCCACTCGAGAAGCGTCGGCTCCACCGGAATGATGGCCTCCAGCCGCAGCGCCGGCGGCGGCTCCCGCCAGGCGCTGCCCTTTCGCGCCGCCGTCGTGCAGCCAGCTACGGATCCGCCGTCGCCGGAGCTCCCTCGCTGCTGCGGATTCTTCACCAAGCGAAGATCCGCAAAGATCTCCAGGAGGCGCTGA